In one Bartonella grahamii subsp. shimonis genomic region, the following are encoded:
- a CDS encoding LolA family protein has translation MKTSFLPQRRVFGLVGIIIFWCLTFPVVSQASNKVIKAQNVVNHFAAIKTMTGDFIQFSPKGKMSQGTFYLERPGKIRFIYKKMPLQIIADGQFVGINNRALNTWNFSQLSQTPMKFLLGDKIDVSSGRLLAFREDPGAVTIVLRDKTIGAGQIRMVFDSKGSALRQWTIVDQQNLETTVQIMNVRTDVRFANGMFTLPSKK, from the coding sequence ATGAAAACGTCTTTTTTACCGCAAAGAAGAGTCTTTGGGTTGGTGGGAATTATTATCTTTTGGTGTTTAACTTTTCCTGTTGTTTCGCAAGCATCTAATAAAGTGATAAAGGCGCAAAATGTTGTAAATCACTTTGCGGCAATCAAAACAATGACAGGTGATTTTATTCAGTTTAGTCCAAAGGGGAAAATGTCTCAGGGGACATTTTACCTAGAGCGTCCAGGGAAAATTCGTTTTATTTATAAGAAAATGCCTTTACAGATTATTGCAGATGGTCAATTTGTAGGTATTAACAATCGGGCTTTGAATACTTGGAACTTTTCACAACTTTCGCAAACGCCAATGAAGTTTCTGTTGGGTGATAAAATTGATGTATCTTCTGGGCGGTTATTGGCATTTCGCGAAGATCCAGGGGCTGTGACGATTGTTCTGCGTGATAAAACGATTGGGGCAGGGCAAATAAGGATGGTTTTTGATTCTAAAGGCTCTGCTTTGCGCCAGTGGACAATTGTTGATCAACAAAATTTGGAAACTACTGTGCAGATTATGAATGTGCGGACGGACGTCCGGTTCGCTAATGGAATGTTTACACTTCCTTCGAAGAAATAG
- a CDS encoding FtsK/SpoIIIE family DNA translocase — protein sequence MHRSSSPYDSLEVRNSQGSRLIEMFLRQIGVFIGLGLLGFIIFCVFALATWNVADPSLTHASTNEVTNLMGWMGAIFSDFIMQFFGLASLAVLLPPLFWSFLLLAQKNIYNLTLRFFLWALSTICFLIAFALMSPVASFTYWPLPMGLGGVLGDKALSVTSSVFPFFLSPLYTVFFSVVFILLGFFTAAFAGNVIWRRRTKKRKEKSIPKNEIVNPVFELEEDTEYAAEDDRENHGFFATTCGALLHLVYFLQARFFRLFCFKRRFQSKGQGKSFNRIEPTFLGEKVKCEENQNKAYVSPVKNRKSLTASSNGGFVLPLVDYLSVPPPSVRDAKLSPAVLRTNSQELEGVLLDFGVKGKIIDACPGPVVTLYEFEPAAGIKSSRIISLADDIARSMRAISARVAVVPGRNVIGIELPNAKREMVYLREMLQAQEFIDSKAKLGLALGKTIGGDAVIADLAKMPHLLVAGTTGSGKSVAINTMILSLLYRMTPEQCRLIMVDPKMLELSVYDGIPHLLTPVVTDPKKAVIALKWAVREMEERYSKMSKLGVRNIDGFNARLKESESQGETMVRTIQVGFDHETGEPLYETETLDFSPMSYIVVIIDEMADLMMVAGKDIEGAVQRLAQMARAAGIHVIMATQRPSVDVITGTIKANFPTRISFSVSSKIDSRTILGEQGAEQLLGQGDMLFMMGGGRIQRVHGPFVADDEVEQVVAHLKAQARPDYLETITQEVEEDGADVSLASPSEDDPYSQAVAIVLRDRKASTSYIQRRLGIGYNRAATLIERMEEEGIISPANHAGKREILVPAEEERF from the coding sequence ATGCACCGAAGTTCTTCTCCTTATGATTCATTAGAAGTGCGAAATTCTCAAGGTTCGCGTCTTATTGAGATGTTTTTACGTCAGATAGGGGTATTTATTGGGCTTGGGCTTTTGGGCTTTATTATTTTTTGTGTGTTTGCTTTGGCGACGTGGAATGTTGCGGACCCATCTTTAACCCATGCAAGTACAAATGAGGTTACAAACCTTATGGGGTGGATGGGGGCAATTTTTTCAGATTTTATTATGCAGTTTTTTGGTTTGGCAAGTCTTGCTGTTTTGTTGCCGCCATTATTTTGGTCTTTTCTCTTGTTGGCGCAAAAGAATATCTACAATTTGACTTTGCGCTTTTTTTTATGGGCGCTATCAACGATTTGTTTTTTAATTGCTTTTGCCCTTATGTCACCTGTTGCTTCTTTTACTTATTGGCCATTACCAATGGGATTGGGAGGGGTTTTAGGAGATAAAGCTTTAAGTGTTACTTCTTCAGTTTTTCCTTTTTTTCTTTCTCCTCTTTACACGGTGTTTTTTAGTGTTGTTTTTATTCTTTTAGGTTTTTTCACTGCTGCTTTTGCTGGCAATGTGATATGGCGGCGTCGAACAAAGAAAAGAAAAGAAAAAAGCATTCCAAAAAACGAAATCGTTAACCCAGTTTTTGAGTTGGAAGAAGATACGGAATATGCCGCAGAGGATGATCGTGAAAATCATGGTTTTTTTGCGACAACTTGCGGCGCTCTTTTGCATCTTGTTTATTTTTTACAAGCGCGTTTTTTTCGTTTATTCTGTTTCAAAAGGCGTTTTCAGAGTAAAGGGCAGGGAAAGTCATTTAATCGGATTGAGCCAACTTTTTTGGGTGAAAAAGTAAAGTGTGAGGAAAATCAGAATAAAGCCTATGTTTCTCCTGTTAAAAATCGAAAGTCTTTAACAGCTTCTTCAAATGGCGGTTTTGTTCTTCCTCTCGTAGATTATCTTTCGGTTCCACCACCGTCTGTTCGGGATGCAAAACTTTCTCCTGCTGTTTTAAGAACAAATTCTCAGGAACTTGAGGGGGTTTTGTTAGATTTTGGGGTCAAAGGAAAAATTATAGATGCTTGCCCTGGACCCGTGGTCACTTTGTATGAATTTGAACCGGCTGCTGGCATTAAGTCTTCTCGTATCATTAGTTTGGCAGATGATATTGCTCGTTCGATGCGGGCGATTTCAGCGCGTGTTGCAGTGGTTCCAGGACGTAATGTTATTGGAATAGAATTGCCTAATGCAAAGCGTGAGATGGTTTATTTACGAGAAATGTTGCAGGCGCAAGAATTTATTGACAGCAAAGCAAAGCTAGGACTTGCTTTGGGTAAGACAATCGGGGGGGACGCAGTTATTGCAGATTTAGCAAAAATGCCTCATCTTTTGGTTGCTGGTACAACAGGGTCGGGAAAGTCTGTTGCTATCAATACAATGATTTTATCATTGCTTTATCGTATGACACCAGAGCAATGCCGTCTCATTATGGTGGACCCAAAAATGCTTGAGCTTTCGGTTTATGATGGCATTCCTCATTTATTAACACCTGTGGTGACAGATCCTAAAAAAGCTGTGATTGCTTTAAAGTGGGCTGTTCGTGAAATGGAAGAGCGCTATAGTAAAATGTCAAAACTAGGCGTTCGTAATATTGATGGGTTTAATGCACGTCTCAAGGAGTCAGAAAGTCAAGGAGAGACAATGGTGCGTACAATACAAGTGGGCTTTGATCATGAAACTGGCGAGCCTCTTTATGAAACGGAAACACTTGATTTTAGTCCTATGTCTTATATTGTTGTCATTATTGATGAAATGGCTGATTTGATGATGGTTGCTGGTAAAGACATTGAAGGAGCGGTTCAACGTTTAGCACAAATGGCACGTGCTGCCGGTATCCATGTAATTATGGCGACACAGCGTCCTTCTGTCGATGTTATTACTGGGACGATCAAAGCCAATTTTCCCACACGTATTTCTTTTTCTGTGAGTTCAAAAATCGATAGCCGAACAATTTTAGGCGAACAGGGAGCCGAACAATTATTGGGACAAGGAGATATGCTCTTTATGATGGGAGGAGGGCGTATTCAGCGTGTGCATGGGCCTTTTGTGGCGGATGATGAAGTGGAGCAGGTTGTTGCGCATCTCAAAGCGCAAGCACGACCTGATTATTTGGAAACAATTACACAAGAAGTTGAAGAGGATGGTGCTGATGTTTCTTTGGCTTCTCCTTCAGAAGATGATCCCTATAGCCAAGCTGTTGCTATTGTGCTTCGTGATCGTAAGGCTTCGACTTCTTATATTCAACGCCGTTTAGGTATTGGTTATAACCGTGCTGCGACATTAATTGAGAGGATGGAAGAAGAAGGTATCATTAGTCCAGCAAATCATGCAGGGAAACGAGAAATTTTAGTGCCTGCCGAAGAAGAACGCTTTTGA
- a CDS encoding ubiquinone biosynthesis hydroxylase, giving the protein MCSNRNKDVQPNKKIKSHKTKQCDLLIAGGAAVGLTLAIALKQTAPNLKIEIVDAAPQGDTPASNIRTIALAAASIRMLKQLQCWEPIKPCAQPIHSMIITDTSTSDPVKPTLLTFEGDINPGEPFAAMVEHRELINTLKKRIKDLNIPVIANTRVIDFHQEGQHTTIALNNEEVWQTKLLIAADGAHSKLRQKAGLKNFSHPYKQTAIICTVEHEKPHNGQAIQHFLPAGPFALLPLKGNRSAIVWNEDHKTAQYYLKADTLVFETELERRIGHRLGKLSWNGERQAFPLSLSLTRQCVKPRFALVGDAAHTIHPIAGQGLNLGLRDSAALAEVIIETARLGLDIGSLTALERYQSWRRFEIVRMALSNDWLNKLFSNDSLLLRMLRDTGLGIVNQAPKIKKYFIQEAAGLTPNAPRLLHGFPL; this is encoded by the coding sequence GTGTGTTCTAATCGCAATAAAGACGTACAACCCAATAAAAAAATAAAATCTCATAAAACTAAACAATGTGATCTGCTCATTGCAGGGGGAGCAGCTGTCGGTTTAACCCTAGCGATAGCACTCAAACAAACCGCTCCTAATCTGAAAATAGAAATCGTTGATGCTGCTCCACAAGGAGATACTCCTGCTTCTAACATACGAACCATTGCCCTTGCTGCTGCTTCTATTCGTATGTTAAAACAATTACAATGTTGGGAACCTATAAAACCCTGTGCGCAACCCATCCATTCAATGATCATCACAGATACAAGCACAAGTGACCCTGTCAAACCCACCCTTTTAACCTTTGAAGGCGATATTAACCCCGGTGAGCCCTTTGCTGCTATGGTAGAACATAGAGAACTCATCAACACTTTAAAAAAACGTATCAAAGATCTCAATATCCCTGTTATTGCAAACACGCGTGTCATTGATTTTCATCAAGAAGGCCAACATACAACCATCGCTTTAAATAATGAAGAGGTTTGGCAAACAAAATTGCTTATTGCAGCTGACGGAGCCCATTCAAAATTACGACAAAAAGCAGGTCTTAAAAACTTTTCTCATCCCTATAAACAAACAGCAATCATCTGCACAGTTGAACATGAAAAACCCCATAATGGTCAAGCAATTCAACATTTTTTACCTGCCGGTCCTTTTGCTCTTCTCCCTCTCAAAGGCAACCGATCCGCCATTGTGTGGAATGAAGATCATAAAACTGCGCAATATTATCTCAAAGCTGATACACTTGTGTTTGAAACAGAACTCGAAAGACGCATTGGTCATCGATTAGGCAAACTCTCTTGGAATGGCGAACGTCAAGCTTTTCCTTTAAGTCTTTCTTTAACACGTCAATGCGTTAAACCACGTTTTGCTCTCGTTGGCGATGCCGCCCATACCATCCACCCCATTGCAGGACAAGGACTCAATTTAGGATTACGCGATAGCGCTGCCCTCGCTGAAGTGATTATTGAAACAGCACGACTAGGTCTTGACATTGGCTCCCTCACTGCTTTAGAGCGCTATCAAAGCTGGAGACGTTTTGAAATTGTCCGTATGGCTTTAAGCAATGATTGGCTTAATAAACTCTTTTCTAATGATAGCCTTCTTTTACGGATGCTCCGCGATACCGGCCTTGGAATCGTTAATCAAGCGCCAAAAATAAAAAAATACTTCATTCAAGAAGCTGCCGGACTCACTCCAAATGCCCCACGTCTTCTACACGGCTTCCCACTTTAA
- a CDS encoding H-NS histone family protein, with protein sequence MNDLKNLNFDELQEMRTQIDVELKKRQAKEKQNARRKILEIANAHGIDIADLVSKERYYRNPNNQWELWNGRGRRPKWIKEWLENGYTLDELEVT encoded by the coding sequence GTGAACGATCTAAAGAATTTGAATTTTGATGAACTACAAGAGATGCGTACACAAATCGATGTGGAATTAAAAAAACGGCAAGCAAAAGAAAAGCAAAATGCGCGACGAAAAATTCTTGAAATTGCTAATGCCCATGGAATTGATATCGCTGATCTTGTGAGCAAAGAGCGCTATTATAGAAATCCCAATAACCAATGGGAATTATGGAATGGGCGTGGACGTAGACCTAAGTGGATTAAAGAGTGGTTGGAGAATGGGTATACACTTGATGAGCTTGAAGTAACATAA
- a CDS encoding TrwN protein, whose amino-acid sequence MIVPDFTMFVATYISNTPPITFSVIAEQEAQSNVYVTDNKDNLFYQSSQLEEKIATTEQFKQSERNFNIILGQIGVRDVKLFSLFDAFDFCRDLTAVQSALTYRYEQTASKCIFEKATLQSVLNFYNTENSSNTSIQKVASYIGAKAAVRENEDLQGPVKLKKEEPEQITNVDSLSLSSKGEEDAFTHKESSACDAFSVEDSSSSRESLE is encoded by the coding sequence ATGATTGTTCCAGATTTCACAATGTTTGTTGCTACATACATATCCAATACACCCCCCATAACATTTTCAGTTATCGCCGAGCAAGAAGCGCAGAGCAATGTTTATGTAACAGATAATAAAGATAACTTGTTCTATCAATCATCTCAGCTTGAAGAAAAAATCGCAACAACTGAACAGTTTAAACAGAGCGAACGCAATTTTAACATAATTTTAGGGCAAATTGGTGTTAGAGATGTGAAATTGTTTTCTCTTTTTGATGCATTTGATTTTTGTAGAGATCTTACAGCTGTACAAAGCGCTTTAACTTACCGCTATGAACAAACAGCATCAAAGTGCATCTTCGAAAAAGCGACTTTGCAGTCTGTGTTGAATTTTTACAATACAGAAAACTCAAGCAACACCTCTATACAGAAGGTTGCTTCATATATTGGAGCAAAGGCTGCTGTGCGAGAAAATGAGGATTTGCAGGGGCCTGTAAAGCTTAAAAAAGAAGAACCAGAACAGATAACTAACGTAGATTCTCTTTCTCTCTCTTCAAAAGGAGAGGAAGACGCATTTACACATAAAGAAAGTAGTGCCTGCGATGCTTTTTCAGTTGAAGATTCTTCTTCATCGAGAGAATCGCTAGAGTGA
- the korA gene encoding KorA family transcriptional regulator produces the protein MKMIEQNSVDIAFSQKAARDITVVMLSEREWYFTFISDDPITGKPNKYTLLTQRGKLRTWADPKYLFKFLHERGVICGSFNLNQDKEHETIKYSSHNSS, from the coding sequence ATGAAAATGATAGAACAAAACAGCGTTGATATAGCATTTAGTCAAAAAGCAGCACGTGACATTACAGTCGTGATGCTTTCAGAAAGAGAGTGGTATTTTACGTTTATTTCCGATGATCCAATCACTGGAAAGCCAAATAAATATACATTACTTACACAAAGAGGAAAACTAAGAACTTGGGCTGATCCAAAATATCTTTTTAAGTTTCTTCACGAAAGAGGAGTCATTTGTGGGAGTTTTAATCTTAATCAGGATAAAGAACATGAAACAATTAAATATTCTTCACACAACAGCTCGTAA
- the trwL gene encoding VirB2 family type IV secretion system major pilin TrwL yields the protein MKQLNILHTTARNKIAAFSAALTVFFMTNSVCAQAQKLKNADTALKALQKDLKEIIPIAAAVILLCLAIGYAGRYIEKDTFIRWAIGVVIAGSAAELAALFFKPS from the coding sequence ATGAAACAATTAAATATTCTTCACACAACAGCTCGTAATAAAATTGCTGCATTTTCCGCAGCTTTAACTGTGTTTTTTATGACCAATTCTGTATGCGCCCAAGCACAAAAATTGAAAAACGCAGATACAGCTTTAAAAGCACTTCAAAAGGACTTAAAGGAGATTATTCCTATCGCTGCTGCTGTGATACTTTTGTGCTTAGCAATTGGTTATGCAGGACGCTACATAGAAAAAGATACATTTATACGGTGGGCGATCGGCGTTGTCATCGCTGGTTCAGCAGCCGAACTTGCTGCTTTATTTTTTAAACCTAGCTGA
- the trwL gene encoding VirB2 family type IV secretion system major pilin TrwL produces MKQLNTLQKIIRNKTTKISAALTIFFMSNSVYAQKLTNAKNALTELQTDLKTLIPIAAAVILLCLAIGYAGRYIGKDTFVRWAIGVVIAGSAAELANMLFKNP; encoded by the coding sequence ATGAAACAATTAAATACACTTCAAAAAATAATTAGAAATAAAACTACTAAAATTTCTGCAGCTCTAACTATATTTTTTATGAGCAATTCTGTGTATGCTCAAAAATTAACAAATGCAAAAAATGCTCTAACAGAGTTACAGACAGACTTAAAAACGCTTATTCCTATTGCTGCTGCCGTCATACTTCTATGTTTAGCAATTGGTTACGCAGGGCGCTACATTGGAAAAGATACATTCGTACGCTGGGCAATTGGTGTTGTCATCGCTGGTTCAGCAGCTGAACTTGCAAATATGTTATTCAAAAACCCGTAA
- the trwL gene encoding VirB2 family type IV secretion system major pilin TrwL, translating into MKQSKILQKIIRNKTTEISAALTVFFMANPVLAQAVVLDPANKALNALQTDLKTLIPIAAAVILLCLAIGYAGRYIEKDTFIRWAIGVVIAGSATQLATLLFKPN; encoded by the coding sequence ATGAAACAATCAAAAATTCTTCAAAAAATAATTCGGAATAAAACTACTGAAATCTCTGCAGCTTTAACTGTATTTTTTATGGCCAATCCTGTGTTAGCACAAGCGGTAGTTTTGGATCCTGCAAACAAAGCTTTAAATGCTCTCCAAACAGACTTAAAAACGCTTATCCCTATCGCTGCTGCCGTTATACTATTGTGCTTAGCAATTGGTTATGCAGGGCGCTACATAGAAAAAGACACATTTATACGGTGGGCAATCGGTGTCGTTATCGCTGGCTCAGCAACCCAACTTGCTACACTGTTGTTTAAACCTAACTGA
- the trwL gene encoding VirB2 family type IV secretion system major pilin TrwL — protein sequence MKKLLNFQLKNNNKIIVISAAISTFFMRHPAYANAKLAPAENALKALKSDLVDHIIPVAAAVILLCLAIGYAGRYIERDTFIRWAIGVVIAGSATQLAKLLFTGNS from the coding sequence ATGAAAAAATTACTTAATTTCCAATTAAAAAATAATAACAAAATTATCGTAATTTCTGCAGCCATAAGCACCTTTTTTATGAGGCATCCTGCATATGCAAATGCAAAATTAGCTCCTGCTGAAAATGCTCTAAAAGCTCTGAAAAGCGATCTTGTTGATCACATTATCCCTGTTGCTGCTGCTGTTATACTTTTGTGCTTAGCAATTGGTTACGCAGGACGCTACATAGAAAGAGACACATTTATACGCTGGGCAATCGGCGTTGTCATCGCGGGCTCTGCAACCCAACTTGCTAAACTGTTGTTTACAGGTAATTCATAA
- a CDS encoding conjugal transfer protein, whose protein sequence is MKQLNTLQSKICKISAIVITSVMLLITQSAYAQMETKSLDVFIGMQYGLSIIIPAVAAIILLLLLLIYIFRIIARATFMRWAVSVIIAGAAFYISHILFHLQ, encoded by the coding sequence ATGAAACAATTAAATACGCTTCAATCAAAAATATGTAAGATTAGTGCTATTGTTATCACTTCAGTTATGTTATTAATAACTCAATCTGCATATGCTCAGATGGAAACAAAGAGTTTAGATGTTTTCATAGGGATGCAATATGGATTAAGTATAATTATTCCTGCCGTTGCTGCTATCATTCTTTTATTACTTTTGCTTATTTATATATTTCGCATCATCGCAAGAGCTACATTTATGCGATGGGCAGTCAGTGTCATTATCGCTGGTGCAGCTTTCTATATTAGCCACATATTATTTCACCTCCAGTGA
- a CDS encoding VirB3 family type IV secretion system protein produces the protein MKSYEKKEFPLFKGATRVPTIWGVPMMPFIVMLMVVAVIAMTINIFLWVIAPPLWFIMVQITKNDDKAFRIWWLWIDTKFRNRNKGFWGASSYSPSNYNKRR, from the coding sequence ATGAAATCATACGAAAAAAAAGAATTCCCCTTATTCAAGGGAGCAACACGTGTTCCAACTATATGGGGTGTCCCCATGATGCCGTTTATTGTTATGCTTATGGTGGTTGCTGTTATTGCTATGACAATAAATATCTTTTTGTGGGTTATAGCACCGCCATTATGGTTTATTATGGTGCAAATTACCAAAAACGATGATAAAGCATTTCGTATCTGGTGGTTATGGATCGATACCAAATTTCGTAATCGCAATAAAGGTTTTTGGGGTGCATCAAGTTATAGTCCCTCTAATTATAATAAAAGGAGATAA
- a CDS encoding VirB4 family type IV secretion/conjugal transfer ATPase, producing MTAVESSKRLISETPVSLFLPYSHHITDTIISTKNAEYLSIWKIDGRSHQSASEEDIFQWIKELNNTLRGIASANLSFWTHIVRRRVYEYPDSTFDQMFCYQLDEKYQQSFTGYNLMVNDLYLTVIFQPIADKIMSFFSQHERETLDQKKMRQDSCIKELSDINRTLGQSLNRYGAELLGAYEKNGHAYSSALEFLGMLVNGEYRPMPICQDRFSDYMSINRPFFSKWGALGELRTTSGMRRFGMLEIKEYDATTKPGQLNVLLESDFEFILTQSFSVLSRHAAKDYLQRHQRNLIDARDVATSQIEQIDEALNQLISGHFVMGEHHCTLTIYGDTVQQVRDHMAKASAALLDVAVLPKPVDLAIEAGYWAQLPGNWKWRPRPAPITSLNFLSFSSFHNFMSGKPTGNPWGPAVTILKTTSKTPLYFNFHASKLEEDSTDKRLLGNTALIGQSGSGKTVLLSFLLAQAQKFKPTTVVFDKDRGMEIAIRAMGGKYLTFKPGRKSGFNPFQLPPTQENLIFLKQFVKKLAEAGGEITHHDEKEINQAVMSVMSSNIDPSLRRLSFLVQFLPNPHVSDYNARPSVHARLIKWCEGGDYGWLFDNPNDALDLSTHQIYGFDITEFLDNPETRTPVMMYLLYRTEGMISGQRFMYIFDEFWKPLQDPYFEDLAKNKQKTIRKQNGIFVYATQEPSDALESNIAKTLIQQCATYIFLANPKASYEDYTQGFKLTDTEFKLIKGLGEFSRQFLIKQGDQSALAELNLGKFHMTIDGKTTEHNFNDELLVLSGTPDNAELVESIIAEVGEDPAIWLPIFLQHAKNDRRET from the coding sequence ATGACAGCTGTTGAAAGCAGCAAGCGTCTTATATCAGAGACACCTGTAAGTCTATTCCTGCCTTATTCACATCACATTACAGATACGATTATTTCTACTAAAAATGCGGAGTATTTGTCGATTTGGAAGATTGACGGACGCTCGCATCAAAGTGCTTCAGAAGAAGATATTTTTCAATGGATAAAAGAGCTTAATAATACTCTACGAGGTATTGCATCAGCCAACTTATCATTTTGGACACATATCGTGCGCCGCCGTGTTTATGAATATCCTGATTCAACATTTGATCAAATGTTTTGCTATCAACTTGATGAAAAATATCAGCAAAGCTTTACTGGTTATAATTTGATGGTCAATGATTTATATTTGACTGTTATTTTTCAACCGATAGCGGATAAAATTATGTCGTTCTTTTCTCAACATGAACGTGAAACGCTTGATCAAAAAAAGATGCGACAAGACTCATGTATCAAAGAACTCAGTGACATCAATCGTACTTTAGGCCAATCTTTAAACCGTTACGGTGCAGAACTTCTTGGTGCTTATGAAAAAAATGGACACGCTTATTCTTCTGCACTTGAATTCCTTGGAATGCTTGTCAATGGTGAATATCGCCCCATGCCAATTTGCCAGGACCGTTTTTCTGACTACATGTCTATCAATCGACCTTTTTTCTCAAAATGGGGCGCTCTCGGTGAACTGCGGACAACCAGTGGAATGCGTCGATTTGGAATGCTGGAAATTAAAGAATACGATGCAACAACCAAACCAGGACAATTAAATGTTTTGTTGGAAAGTGACTTCGAGTTCATATTGACACAGAGCTTTTCGGTGCTCTCCAGACATGCCGCTAAAGACTATTTACAACGGCATCAGCGTAATCTTATTGATGCACGAGATGTGGCAACGAGCCAAATTGAACAAATTGACGAAGCACTAAACCAGCTTATCAGTGGGCATTTTGTCATGGGAGAACATCACTGCACATTGACTATCTATGGTGATACAGTTCAACAAGTTCGCGACCATATGGCCAAAGCAAGTGCAGCATTACTAGACGTTGCGGTATTGCCCAAACCTGTAGACTTAGCGATAGAGGCTGGCTATTGGGCACAACTTCCTGGCAATTGGAAATGGAGACCACGTCCTGCTCCGATTACATCATTGAACTTTTTATCATTTTCATCTTTTCATAATTTTATGTCAGGAAAACCTACTGGCAACCCATGGGGACCGGCCGTCACAATTCTTAAAACAACCAGTAAAACACCGCTTTATTTCAATTTTCATGCCTCCAAACTTGAAGAGGACTCGACAGATAAACGTTTGCTTGGTAATACCGCACTTATCGGACAATCTGGTTCCGGTAAAACTGTGTTACTCAGCTTTTTGTTAGCACAAGCACAAAAATTTAAGCCTACAACTGTTGTTTTTGATAAAGATCGTGGCATGGAAATTGCTATTCGAGCGATGGGTGGAAAATATTTAACATTCAAGCCAGGCAGGAAAAGTGGTTTCAATCCTTTCCAACTCCCACCCACACAAGAAAATCTGATTTTTCTGAAACAATTTGTTAAAAAATTGGCAGAAGCTGGTGGTGAAATCACACATCACGATGAAAAGGAAATTAATCAAGCTGTTATGTCTGTTATGAGTAGCAACATTGATCCATCACTTCGTCGTTTGTCTTTTCTTGTGCAATTCTTACCAAATCCGCATGTAAGTGATTATAATGCTCGCCCATCTGTTCATGCTCGCTTGATAAAATGGTGCGAAGGTGGTGATTATGGATGGTTATTTGATAATCCCAATGATGCTCTTGATCTCTCAACACATCAAATTTACGGCTTTGATATCACTGAATTCTTAGATAACCCAGAAACGCGGACTCCAGTGATGATGTATTTGCTTTACCGTACAGAAGGGATGATTAGCGGACAACGGTTTATGTATATCTTTGATGAGTTTTGGAAACCATTACAAGATCCATATTTTGAAGATTTAGCAAAAAATAAACAAAAAACTATCCGTAAACAAAATGGTATTTTTGTTTACGCAACACAAGAACCTAGCGATGCTTTAGAAAGCAATATAGCCAAAACGCTTATTCAACAATGTGCAACCTACATTTTCTTAGCCAATCCTAAAGCAAGCTATGAAGATTATACCCAAGGCTTTAAGCTAACAGATACTGAGTTTAAATTAATTAAAGGACTTGGTGAGTTTAGTCGCCAGTTTCTCATCAAGCAAGGCGACCAATCTGCTCTCGCAGAGTTAAATCTTGGCAAATTCCATATGACAATCGATGGAAAAACTACTGAACACAACTTTAATGACGAGCTCTTAGTTTTATCAGGTACACCTGATAATGCAGAATTAGTCGAAAGCATTATCGCGGAAGTTGGTGAAGATCCAGCAATATGGTTACCAATTTTCTTACAGCACGCAAAAAATGACAGGAGGGAAACATGA